One part of the Magallana gigas chromosome 5, xbMagGiga1.1, whole genome shotgun sequence genome encodes these proteins:
- the LOC105333492 gene encoding ankyrin repeat-containing protein DDB_G0279043, giving the protein MSMKKKQSDGIKQQAIHILSMMKKQNEKLEDKMKKLVKTDIVTAKRVFESDVDGWTPVHACTLKGSKNLLKIMISSGIDVNFRMGQPEGLPGECSLLHIAAYRGDVKICKYLISRGARVDIQDGCDRTPLYYAQTKQHNRVVELLKQKDRGLTLTNKDQDIVMVDECPTPQPSKFCFFPQLKS; this is encoded by the coding sequence ATGAGCATGAAGAAGAAGCAGTCGGATGGTATTAAACAACAGGCCATTCATATCCTCTCCATGATGAAAAAACAGAACGAGAAGTTGGAGgacaaaatgaaaaagttgGTCAAAACGGATATAGTTACTGCCAAAAGAGTGTTCGAATCGGACGTGGACGGGTGGACGCCCGTACATGCCTGTACCCTGAAAGGAAGCAAGAACCTGCTGAAAATCATGATCAGTTCCGGAATAGATGTCAATTTCCGAATGGGTCAACCGGAAGGACTTCCCGGGGAGTGTTCCCTGCTCCACATAGCAGCGTACAGGGGCGATGTCAAAATCTGTAAATATCTGATCAGTCGCGGTGCTCGCGTCGACATCCAGGATGGCTGTGACAGGACTCCACTGTATTACGCGCAGACGAAACAACACAATCGAGTTGTTGAGTTGTTAAAGCAGAAGGACAGAGGTTTGACTTTGACAAACAAAGATCAGGACATCGTGATGGTGGACGAGTGCCCCACCCCACAACCCAGCAAATTCTGTTTCTTCCCTCAACTGAAAAGTTga